Proteins from one Anastrepha obliqua isolate idAnaObli1 chromosome 2, idAnaObli1_1.0, whole genome shotgun sequence genomic window:
- the LOC129236915 gene encoding ras-related protein Rab-21: MPVNNTSSNFKTFKVVLLGEGCVGKTSIVLRYVEDKFNPQHISTLQASFLTKKLALEDGNRAHLNIWDTAGQERFHALGPIYYRGSHGAILVYDITDEDSFAKVKNWVKELKRMLGAEIVITIVGNKTDLDAQRTVPQDVALEYTEGVGAHYFETSAKANEGIEELFTALTQLMIQRHAQREQETSSLRLMQGGRTSQRLVVEDDSQDGDEEGRQAPATNRSCCGAG; encoded by the coding sequence ATGCCTGTGAATAACACCAGTTCAAATTTTAAGACTTTCAAAGTGGTTCTACTAGGCGAAGGCTGTGTTGGCAAAACATCAATAGTTCTGCGCTACGTTGAAGACAAATTCAATCCCCAACATATAAGCACCTTGCAAGCATCATTTCTCACAAAAAAGCTTGCTTTAGAAGATGGCAACCGAGCACATCTCAACATTTGGGACACTGCTGGCCAGGAACGTTTCCATGCACTTGGGCCCATCTACTATCGCGGTTCACACGGCGCCATACTCGTCTACGACATAACCGATGAAGATTCCTTTGCGAAAGTCAAGAATTGGGTGAAAGAACTGAAGCGTATGCTGGGTGCTGAAATTGTCATCACAATTGTGGGCAACAAAACAGACTTGGATGCTCAACGCACTGTACCGCAAGATGTGGCGTTAGAGTATACGGAAGGTGTAGGGGCACACTACTTTGAGACTTCGGCCAAAGCCAACGAGGGCATTGAAGAGTTATTCACAGCCTTAACGCAGCTAATGATACAGCGCCATGCGCAACGCGAACAAGAGACTAGTTCATTGCGACTGATGCAGGGTGGACGTACGTCACAACGGTTGGTCGTTGAAGATGATTCACAGGATGGCGATGAAGAAGGGAGACAAGCGCCTGCAACTAATCGGTCGTGCTGTGGGGctggttaa
- the LOC129236917 gene encoding protein CutA homolog, with translation MQIFRHCTVCFRYLPLHFTTRKLLVTFVAAVNILNSAASIEGIGDKTCSRSLSSNCKDMSTASEESYTAGSSSVAFVTTPDEKLAKKLAQGLVEKQLAACVNIIPQIQSIYMWEGKVNEDNEYLMMIKTRTSRLDDLIKFVRENHSYSVAEVITLPIEKGNAPYLSWIAQTVPDKK, from the coding sequence atgcaaatatttagaCATTGCACTGTGTGTTTCCGATATTTGCCATTGCATTTTACTACTCGTAAATTGCTTGTGACTTTTGTAGCTGCTGTGAATATTTTAAACTCTGCTGCTTCGATAGAAGGCATAGGCGACAAAACCTGCAGTCGTAGCTTATCTTCCAATTGCAAAGACATGAGTACTGCCTCTGAAGAGTCTTATACTGCGGGTAGCAGCTCGGTGGCATTCGTAACAACACCAGATGAAAAGTTGGCTAAGAAATTAGCACAAGGCTTGGTGGAAAAGCAATTGGCCGCTTGTGTTAACATAATTCCACAAATACAATCCATCTACATGTGGGAGGGCAAGGTGAATGAGGATAATGAATATCTAATGATGATTAAGACGCGGACAAGCCGTTTGGACGATTTGATAAAGTTCGTACGTGAGAATCATTCGTACAGTGTAGCTGAGGTTATAACCTTGCCCATTGAAAAGGGCAATGCACCATATTTGAGTTGGATTGCGCAGACTGTGCCAGATAAGAAATGA